One region of Juglans microcarpa x Juglans regia isolate MS1-56 chromosome 7S, Jm3101_v1.0, whole genome shotgun sequence genomic DNA includes:
- the LOC121240898 gene encoding uncharacterized protein LOC121240898 has protein sequence MRHPRNVFIRMSSEENCMKALSREVSDIDGVPYRPFHWTTDFKEEEEPSIVPVWIVLPGLPPNYYHESFLKILTAPIGRFIRRDNPTRCATRTDGARICVEMDVAKEPLPHFWIGTPGLGTSCKQEIIYETLPAFCSKCKIQDHNAKTCCARKKITGSKVWVRQQETVVEEPNENMNTSVVEEPVVEEPKENMNTPVVEEPVVEEPKEKEVEANQDSEENLVIGESSTPLIEELEPEKDHEEPLDIEGPTEEMTNQVSSARKDGRVDARLKEADVGGKIWVFWKDEMDVQFVLMGSQYLSLRIKDGSAHFLGNFVYAKCNRIERQLLWEELNSDRIGVEPCLFAGDFNIIRSDVERCGSRSRTRAAMDDFNRWIHQGGLMEMSSQGGKFTWCNGQHGLSRAWAKLDRVLLDANLLSEFLSAHCSYLSRTTSDHSPMFIEFLKDPLTYDPSPFRFQQMWVEHPIL, from the coding sequence ATGAGGCATCCTCGGAATGTGTTTATTAGAATGTCTTCGGAAGAAAATTGCATGAAGGCCCTTTCACGTGAAGTTAGCGATATAGATGGGGTTCCATATCGTCCGTTCCACTGGACAACAGactttaaagaagaagaagaaccatcTATTGTACCAGTTTGGATCGTCTTGCCAGGTTTGCCTCCTAACTATTATCATGagtcttttcttaaaattcttaCAGCCCCAATAGGTAGATTTATTAGACGTGATAATCCCACCCGTTGTGCCACTCGCACTGACGGTGCCCGTATATGTGTGGAAATGGATGTTGCAAAGGAACCTTTGcctcatttttggattgggaCGCCTGGTCTGGGGACTAGCTGTAAGcaagaaataatttatgaaactCTGCCGGCGTTCTGTTCGAAGTGTAAAATACAGGACCATAATGCAAAGACATGTTGTGCTAGGAAAAAAATTACCGGATCCAAGGTATGGGTTCGGCAACAAGAAACCGTTGTGGAAGAACCGAATGAAAATATGAATACATCTGTTGTGGAAGAGCCAGTTGTGGAAGAACCGAAAGAAAATATGAATACACCTGTTGTGGAAGAACCTGTTGTGGAAGaaccaaaggaaaaagaagttgAAGCAAATCAAGATTCTGAGGAAAATCTGGTGATAGGTGAATCCTCCACACCTTTGATTGAGGAGTTGGAACCGGAAAAAGATCATGAGGAGCCTCTTGATATTGAGGGTCCTACGGAGGAAATGACTAATCAGGTGTCTTCAGCAAGGAAAGACGGAAGAGTGGATGCCCGGTTGAAAGAGGCGGATGTTGGTGGGAAAATCTGGGTATTTTGGAAAGATGAAATGGACGTGCAGTTTGTCCTGATGGGATCGCAGTATTTGTCTTTACGTATAAAAGACGGATCTGCACATTTTTTGGGTAATTTTGTCTATGCTAAGTGTAATAGAATTGAAAGACAGTTGCTTTGGGAGGAGCTGAATTCGGATAGAATTGGTGTGGAGCCTTGTTTGTTTGctggagattttaatataattcgtTCGGATGTGGAAAGGTGTGGTAGTCGATCAAGGACAAGAGCTGCAATGGATGATTTCAATAGATGGATTCATCAGGGTGGGTTGATGGAAATGAGTTCACAAGGGGGAAAGTTCACATGGTGCAATGGTCAGCATGGATTATCTAGAGCTTGGGCAAAGTTGGATAGAGTATTGCTTGATGCAAATTTACTGTCAGAATTTCTGAGTGCACATTGCTCGTATCTATCACGGACAACTTCGGATCATAGTCCTATGTTTATAGAGTTCTTGAAAGATCCTTTGACTTATGACCCTTCTCCTTTTcggtttcaacaaatgtgggttgAACATcctattttatga